The sequence GTCCGAGAACGGGTGGACCCTAACCCCTGCACCGAAGTACATGACGTTCCAAGTCACGACAGATGACACCGGTTACGTCATCCAAAACTGGACAGACCAGCAGCTCCAGTGACACCTCTGTTCACACCGGCCGAAAGACCACCATGCCCAACGATCACCAGCCCTCCGACGAACTCGACCAATATCTCGGATGGTTGGTTTCACTCAACGCTGCGGACCTCAAGATTGAGCCCAAGGCGTACATCGACCAGTGGACCCGCGAACAGTGGCAGTCGGCCTTCGAGGTCCGAGGGGCCATCACCACTCTTGTGGACGACATCCGCGGCATCGGTGCCCACCTGGACCCGACCAGTAGTGTGCCTGAATGGTTGCGAGACGTCCTCAATACCACCTGGTTTATGCACCCGGGATCCGACCCCACACCGCGTTGGTTGACCAGCATCGACCACCGAATTGACTGGTTCGCCTTAGCGGACGAGCACCCCGAGCTCACCCTGGACAACCCCTACACCCAGCTGATCACGTCCACGATGATGCGCGAGGCTTGGAATCTGGTCAGCGACCGTCAGGCCCAGCTCGTTGCCTGCCTTGAACTGGGCTCTGGCCTTGACACCGGGACCATCGTCGGGGGCCTCAGCGCTCTCTACGTCGAGGCCGATCACGACCCCACCTTGATCGTGGATATAGCGGACATGTTCGGCGGAATCCCTCCCCAGCCCGCCAGCGGCCCGCGGTCGGTCCCAGCACTGAACACCGCCATCGATTCCGACACGGTGTACTTCGGATGGGAATGGTTCAGCATGTCGTGGCCGGACAATCCCCCCGAGCCGCAGCATGTGTCCAACACCTGACCACCGCCGAGACCGGCTGACCAACCACTCGGTAGCGTGCGTCCTGACCGCGATGCAGAGCAGGTCACGGCGCTGCGGGATCAGACAAGGGTCGGCATGGTCGCTGACGTTCCACCGGTCATGGCGTTCACTTCAGCCGGGGCGCCGACGACACCGTTGTATCACTAGCGCGCTCGGTGTAGGACCTGTCCTTCGGTGAAATTGCCAAGCGTTCGTAGACCTGTGCCGATCGGCTTCTTCGGGCCCCTGGCGATCCGAATGTGGAGGCCTGGAGCGCATAAGCGGCATGCTGTTTCGGTGTTGATCGAGTCGAGAGGGAAATTGTCCAGATCCGTCAGGCACTGGCCCGGTACTGTCCGCGGTCGTGGATCCGGATCAGTTCCCAGCGTACGGAGTTTCCGTGGCGCCGGACATCGATTGTGTGCAAGGGAGCCCGAGGCGCCAACTGCACCTGAAGTCGCCAAACTTCGTGGTCCACACAACGCCGGCGCCTCTACCTCGCTCGATGCGGTGTTCCTCTGTCCACCATTTGCGCCTCTCAAACCAGCGCACAGGCTGGGCGGTGACCGAGAAGGTACGGCCGTCCACCTCTACACGTAGCGGCGTTCCGTTGGTGGCCAACTGGACCGCGATCGATCTTGTTGTTCTTTCCTTCTTTCCTGCCCTGGTTGATGCTTACGGTGCTTTGCTTACTGCCTGGGAAGAGCTGGCAGGCCGGTGAGCGTAGGGAAGCGCCACGGGCGACCCTATGGGTTGTCACCGACGGGATAAGCGAGAGTCGGCTGACCTTCGACAAGAGGACGATCTGGGAAGAGTCGTTCGAAAAGTCGGAATTATGCTTCCACAGGGAATATGTCCTCGTCGTCAGTTATTCTCAAAGCAGTCATCGCTCTGACCTGAAGGGTTCCCATGAAACGCGTCATTACCTCAAGCAGGGAAATCAGGTCAGGAACTGCCAGCAAATGGCAGCGCATTTGCGGATTCTTCATGGCTCTCGGCCTGCTGGGTGGTGCCCTTGCCCCTGCCGGCGTGGCGCAAGCGGCCACCACCAATGCTGGTGATGTTCTCGATCAGATCCTCGTCCAGACCGAGGCGACCAGCCCTGCCTACGACCGGGACTACTTCGAGCACTGGTCGGATGCTGATGGTGACGGCTGTGACACCAGGGCCGAAGTATTGATCCGTGACTCTCTCGCGCCGGTCACGTATTCCAGTGGCTGCACGGTCAGCACGGGGGAGTGGGTGTCGGCCTTCGACGGGGAGGTGTGGACGCAGGCCAGTGACGTCGACATCGACCACCTGGTGCCACTCCAGGAGGCGTGGCAGTCCGGTGCCAGCAGTTGGACACCATCCCAGCGAGAGGCCTTCGCCAACGACCTGACCTACCGCGGCTCGCTCGTGGTCATGACGGACAACCTGAACCAGTCCAAGGGTGCCGGAGACCCGGTCGAGTGGCTGCCGCCGGCACAGCGGTGTGACTACCTCACTGACTGGGTCTCCACGAAGTGGCGATGGAACCTCACCATCGACAGCAACGAAGCTCGAACGCTTAATTCCGAGCTCGTCACCGGGTGTGGCAACCCGGCGGTAACGCTGCCGGCCAAGGCGAACGTCCCGGCGGCGGTAACACCAGCCCCGCCGTTCTCCGACGTCTCCGGCTCTCATGCTTTCGCAGCGTCGATCTCGTGGTTGGCCACTAGCGGGATCACCGGTGGGTACACCGATGGAACGTTCCGGCCGAACACGTCAGTGAGTCGCGGACAGTTTGCCGCCTTCTTGTACCGATACTCCAAACCAGGCCAGGCGGCACCGAAATGCTCCCGGCAGTGGTTCTCCGACGTCCCCACCTCGAATGCATTCTGTGGCCACATCACCTGGCTGGCCGGCACAGGAATCACCGTGGGATACAAGGACGGCACCTTCCACGGTTCGGCACCGATCACCCGGGGGGAGATGGCGACCATGTTGCAGCGCTACCGCTCCTCGGCCGGTCCCATCACGACGACCTGTGACCGCAACCGGTTCACCGATGTGCGCAGCGCGCACTGCGGCTCCATCACCTGGCTGGCCAACACCGGGATCACCACCGGGTACAAGGACGGCAGCTTCCGGCCCAACCTGGACATCAACCGAGGCCAGCTCGCCGCCTTCCTGGACCGATACAACACGATGTTCGGTCCCTCGAACCCACCCACCGTGGTCTCCCCTCCACCGGCGCCCAAGCCCACGCCCAAGCCCACGCCCAAGCCGACACCCAAGCCCACCCCGAAGCCGACTCCGACAAAGCCGGCAAACCCAGGCGACAGCAAGAACTGCTCCGACTTCTCCACGTGGTCCGCAGCCCAAGCGTGGTTCGACAGGTACTACCCCTACTACGGTGACGTGGCACGACTCGATTCCGACAAAGACGGCATTGTCTGCGAGTCGCTGCCCGGCGCACCGTAAGAGTCACCCAGTCTGCCGGTGACAGCGTGCATGCAGATGGAAGCCGAGATATTTTCATCCGTTGAGTGTGTGAGGCATGTCGAAAGGCCATACCTCTTCGCCACGCCTGGTTGAACACTCGCTCTATAACTGTCCCCCCGCTCACAGTTCCATTTTCAAACAGGGCCTTTGATCAGGACAGTCCTGTTCGCCTCCACTAGATAGCACTCGTGCCTGCTCCAGAGTCAGATGCCTACTGACTCACCTCTACAAACCCTGGACCAGTTCAGGTCCGTTGTTGCGCACGTTGCCTACGGCAGTTCCGACCTCGGTCAGGGTCCAGGCCGAGGCGGTCTGGTAGGCCTGGTTTCTCACCTGCTCGACCAGTGTTTCGGCCTCGTCTGCGGAGGCCTGTTTCTCCGGGTTCAGCCAGGTGTCCATGGTGTCTCGGTCCATGGGCAGGGGCAGGCGGTCGTGCAGGCCGGCGAGCTGTTCCAAGGTCGTATCGCCGGTGCCGGTGCCGGTGCCGGTCTCGGGGGAGGGGCCGGTGAGGATCGTGCAGCTCAGTAGCCACCGGGCGGGATCGTCGTCTGCCCTCTCAGGGTCTTTCCACCATTCGTAGAGCCCGGCGAAGTAGATCAGGGAGCCGTCTGCGGGGCGGACGAAGAAGGGCCGTTTCGGTGTGCCCTTGGGTGCACCTGCGGGCGGTTTGAGCCATTCGTAGTACCCGTCCGCCGGGATCGCGGCTCTCCTGGCTTTCACTGCTGCGCGAAAGGTCGGTTTCGTGGAGACGGTTTCCGAGCGGGCGTTGAAAGCTCGCGAGCCGACGGCGGTGTCCTTGGCCCACGGCGGGACCAAGCCCCACCGGGCCACGTGGATTTCCCTGCGATCTCCGGTTTCGGTCGCCCGGTCTAGGACGATGGGAACTTCGCTGGTCGGAGCAACGTTCCAGTTCGGCCGAAGCGCCAGCTCTTCTTTGGGCTCGACCGCACCGGCGTCTGCCACCAAGTCGCCGAGGGCCCGGGCCATCACATACCGTCCACAC comes from Citricoccus muralis and encodes:
- a CDS encoding S-layer homology domain-containing protein, with translation MALGLLGGALAPAGVAQAATTNAGDVLDQILVQTEATSPAYDRDYFEHWSDADGDGCDTRAEVLIRDSLAPVTYSSGCTVSTGEWVSAFDGEVWTQASDVDIDHLVPLQEAWQSGASSWTPSQREAFANDLTYRGSLVVMTDNLNQSKGAGDPVEWLPPAQRCDYLTDWVSTKWRWNLTIDSNEARTLNSELVTGCGNPAVTLPAKANVPAAVTPAPPFSDVSGSHAFAASISWLATSGITGGYTDGTFRPNTSVSRGQFAAFLYRYSKPGQAAPKCSRQWFSDVPTSNAFCGHITWLAGTGITVGYKDGTFHGSAPITRGEMATMLQRYRSSAGPITTTCDRNRFTDVRSAHCGSITWLANTGITTGYKDGSFRPNLDINRGQLAAFLDRYNTMFGPSNPPTVVSPPPAPKPTPKPTPKPTPKPTPKPTPTKPANPGDSKNCSDFSTWSAAQAWFDRYYPYYGDVARLDSDKDGIVCESLPGAP
- a CDS encoding SOS response-associated peptidase, encoding MCGRYVMARALGDLVADAGAVEPKEELALRPNWNVAPTSEVPIVLDRATETGDRREIHVARWGLVPPWAKDTAVGSRAFNARSETVSTKPTFRAAVKARRAAIPADGYYEWLKPPAGAPKGTPKRPFFVRPADGSLIYFAGLYEWWKDPERADDDPARWLLSCTILTGPSPETGTGTGTGDTTLEQLAGLHDRLPLPMDRDTMDTWLNPEKQASADEAETLVEQVRNQAYQTASAWTLTEVGTAVGNVRNNGPELVQGL